The Terriglobales bacterium genomic sequence GGCGCGCACCGTGATGAAGCACCACAAGGAAGAAGGCCACCGCAAGGGGGCGTAGTTCATGGGGAGGCGGGCGACTCGCCCGCCACTCACATCCGGTAGATGCGGTCGGTGTCGAGGCGCTCCATCTTGCGGCGCGCGAGCAACAGCACGCCGACCGCGAGCCCGGCGACAATGCTCAGCACCGCGACACCGCCCATCTCGGCGGTCAGGTTGCCGAGCCCGTGTGTCGCGTCGTCTTGCTTCAGCTGGCCGAAGATCTCCGGCCGCGTGAGCACGGCGCCCACGCCCAGCGCCATCACCAGCACGAGGACCCAGGCGGAAAGCACCAGGGAGCGGTGGATGGGCGCGCGCTTCAGGTCTCGCTTCGCGGCCATCGGTTCATGCATGTCCTCACCCTCCATGCCGGAATGGACACCGCGGCGAGAGGATTGTTCCCGCGGATAGAATCGGCAGCGATGAGACGCGAGGAGCTCACGACTGGCTCCTGCTCTCCTCCCGTTTCTTATTCGTACCAGCCGCAGGAGCCGGAGCTAAGGCGGTACCGCCACTCCATCGTGACATGGCCCGGGACCTCCAGCCGCTCGGGCGACGGCTCCAGGAAGTAATGGACCTTCTCGCCCGGAATGCGATGCAGCAGCTTGCCGCGGTAGGAGCGAGCCTCCGAGCAGCCAAAGCCCCCCGGGCGGACGTAGCACAGCAACGAATAGGTGTAGCAGCGCTTGCCGGAGGTATCGACCAGGTAGTTGCGTGAGTACTTCATGTCGAGTGGGTGGTACTCGGTCCCGTCCAGCGGGATGTCGGTGACACTCTCGCGCACTTCGCCGATGAGCTGATCGTCGAGGCGCACTTCGCGGCCCGCCGCACACGCCGGCTGATATGAGATGTGGTAGACGCCCTTGCTGTTCGCCGCTACGTGCTCCTCGTGCCCGCCGACCACTAGCTTGACCTCGGCGTGCTCGCGGTTGTCGACCCAGACGTCCGCCGACTCGTCGGCGAGCTCCCCCCGCCGCTGGGTGTAGGCCTGCACGGTCATCGCCACACCACGGGCGAGCGCGCGCTGCATCTCCGACGGGTCGAGCCGGGTCTGGAGCCGGACCTCCGCCGTCTCGCTGCCGCAGGGACCTTCGAGCCGTGCGCTCAGCTCCGGGAACATCTCGCGACCGTAGCTGCGGCGCGGGTGCCCGGCGATGTGCGCGCTCAGCGTCGGCCGATCCACTCCGCGGAAGGCGGTGGAGCCTTCGGCCACCGGGCGGCCGTCGGCGAGCAGGACGACATGGGTGAAGGCCGAGCTGGGGACGGAGAGCTCCACCACGAACTCCGGCTGCTTCATGCGGTAGCGCCAGGCAAGGAGGCCGGCGCCCAGAAGGATCACGACGAACAGCGCGAGCCCGGCTGCTTTCTTCCAACTCATCGGGCACCTCGGGAGACGGATGCGCGGATTGTGCGCCTGCGAAGAGCCGAATTCAAGGACGCGCGCCGCCGGTGACGTGGAGAGCGAGCCGACGGGATGGATCGCTCGCCGTCCCGCAGGGCGGGACTGGAGCACGTTCCGCTGATAGGAGCCCTGCGGTGAGAGGCAACGCGTGAGAAGGACTACCTTCTAGGCTCGTAGCGCAGCGCGACCGCGCCCGAGCCGAGCTCCAGCCGGCTTACGAGCTTCAGGTCGAGGGGCCGCGCGAGCCCGGCGAGCAGCGCCGGCCCGTGGCCCACCACCCGGGGATGCACGATGAACTCGTACTCGTCGATCAATCCCAGCTCGGCCAAGGCCAGCGGGAGCTTCACGCCGCCCACGCCGAGTCCCCTGCCCGGCTCGCTCTTCAGCTTCCGCACGGCGGTCGCCAGGTCGCCGCGCACCAGCTCCGCGTTCCAATCGACCCGG encodes the following:
- a CDS encoding dihydrofolate reductase family protein, with translation MRPLRYSINVTLDGCCDHRAIPADEELHRHARANLEQADALLFGRVTYQMMEAAFRPSAQAVARPDWTDPFARTIDAAKKYVVSSTLDRVDWNAELVRGDLATAVRKLKSEPGRGLGVGGVKLPLALAELGLIDEYEFIVHPRVVGHGPALLAGLARPLDLKLVSRLELGSGAVALRYEPRR